Below is a genomic region from Vanessa atalanta chromosome W, ilVanAtal1.2, whole genome shotgun sequence.
GCATTAACTTTgtagacaaaacaaaatttcttgGTATTATTCTCGATCACCGACTGAACGGAATTTCACACTCTGACCATTTAGCCAAGAAATgtgaaaaatcaattaatgcCCTTAGAGCAGTATCTGGAGtttggtggggagctcacccttATACATTGAAGCTGATCTATAACgcaatagttcgtagtcatttgGACTATGGACTGTTTGTTCTAGATCCCTTCAATAAATCAGcttcagaaaaattaaacaaaattcagtTTAAATGTTTGCGCATAATCTTGGGTGCGATGAAATCCACCCCTACTAATGCTCTGCAGGTTGAGTGTGTTGACCCCCCTCTACATATAAGGAGGCAATACTTATGTGACCGCTTTATCATCAAATTGTTACAGCTATCTTCCCATCCTCTATTGGCCCGATTAAACAAATTATCCCACCTTTACAACTCAAACAGTCCGAAATCCTCATtcctaacagtatttaaaacgggatatttaccatgttttttatttttatttgttggagctcgatatttcgacattatctacgaatgtcttgttcacgagactgacgtttgcgggtagatgttgacggcattagaagtgtccatatcggactacctcctttctcgtacgtttgctacGTAAACACTGattaccactaccactgtcactttcacccttactatatgttttatttgcactcgaaactcgatcccatgttttacaaacgaaactcaccgtatcgattcgcgaattttttatattattattcaagggtTTGCATAACTTTAACACTGGATTCCATACTTTCGACAGTTGAAACCCATCTTCCCTattgaaattactatatttagtaatttcaatGGCTTCTCGTACCAGTCGGGGTATATAATGGCGTTCTGTCGCGAGTATCTGAGCATTATGAAACTCGATCCAATGGTTCGGCCCGGCTTCCAGAAGATGTTCCGCGATGGCTGATTTCTtgatatcattgttttttaccGCCTTGATATGTTCGTTGATACGACATGATACCTTACGCTTTGTCTGTCCAACATAGGATTTACCACAACTACAATCGATTTTATAAACTCCGGGTTTTTCCAAGGGAAAGCTATCTTTAGGTGAACGCAACATTTGCCCTATCTTCTTGAAAGGAGTGAAGATAGTCTTCACCGCATATTTGCTCAGGACTCTAGCTATCTTATCTGTCACTCCTTTAACATATGGCATAAATGCTGGTTGTCTTTCAACCCTGTACTGCCGCAGTAACTTATGATCCCGTGTAGCTGTGTTTCCCACTTTATATCCATTCCGCTGTAGGACCTTTTTAACGTGTGCTAGTTCAGGTTGTAAGTGGTCTTCATCACAAAGGTCGTAGGCGCGATTGGTCAATGATGTTACTACAGCGTTTAAGTGTCGAGGATGGTGGTGTGAGTTAGCATGAAGATATCGGTCGGTATGCGTTGTTTTTCTGTAGACAGTATGGCTCACAGAGCCGTCCGTACGTACTCCAATTTCAACATCAAGGAATGCTATTTTTCTGGACTTCTCCATTTCACAGGTGAATTTAATTTTGCTGTGGATGCTGTTTAAGTGATTTAAGCAATTCGTTGCACTATCACTGTCCCCCTTTATGATGGCAAATACGTCATCTACATACCTCTTCCACAGTTTAATTGTAGGTACAGCCTTTGCCGTTGACATGGCTATCTCCTCGAAATGTTCCATCCAGATGTTGGCGACTAGAGGAGCGACTGGACTCCCCATTGCCACACCATCTATCTGCAAGTAGTACTCGCCTTGGTAAACAAAGTAACTGGTCTCTAGGCAATGGTGTAACAATTTCGTATATTCAGTCGGTATGTTATTTCGCTGTAATTTCACCTTTATAACATCCATACATTCAGAGACCGGCACATTTGTGAATAATGACTCGACGTCAAAACTGACCATCAAGTCGTCAGGTTCAACCGTAGTCGAACGCAAGATGTCAACAAATTGTCTGGAGTCCTTGACATGAGATTTTGTCTGGCCTGCTAACGGTTGTAGTACTTTAGATACATGTTTTGCCAATTCGTAGGTGGGCGAGTCAATCTGACTTACTATCGGCCTCAGTGGAACATTTGGCTTATGTATTTTAGGTAGTCCGTATAATTTAGGTGGTTGTATGTTTCTCGGCCggagtaaatattttgttgtctCATGTCCAATAGCATCCCTATAGGTTTTGATTAAAGTGGTCGTAGCCCGGTTTGTTCTTGCCGTAGGGTCATAGGAGACTTTTCGGTAAGTATTTACGTCACTCAGTAGATGTCGTATTTTTCTGTCATAGTCTGTGACATCCATAACCACAGTAGCATTCCCTTTATCCGCTCTAAGGACTATTAGGTCTTCATCCTTCTGTAGTTCTCGTAAAGCGGACAATTGATCCGACGTAATATTAGGTTTAGGGGGTTTTGATTGACGTAATATAAGGGCGGCATCTTGTCTTAATATGTCTGCCtcaaaagtaggtatattattacgTTGAATCACTTCCTCAACACTACCAATTACGTCTTCATAAGGAATGCATTTTGGAGTAGGGGCAAAGTTCAAACCTTTTTCGAGTACCTCCCGAGCGCCTTGCGTcaactctttattattataaatttatcaccTAAAGATAGCTTTCCCTTGGAAAAACCCGGAGTTTATAAAATCGATTGTAGTTGTGGTAAATCCTATGTTGGACAGACAAAGCGTAAGGTATCTTGTCGTATCAACGAACATATCAAGGCggtaaaaaacaatgatatcaAGAAATCAGCCATCGCGGAACATCTTCTGGAAGCCGGGCCGAACCATTGGATCGAGTTTCATAATGCTCAGATACTCGCGACAGAACGCCATTATATACCCCGACTGGTACGAGAAGCCattgaaattactaaatatagtaatttcaatAGGGAAGATGGGTTTCAACTGTCGAAAGTATGGAATCCAGTGTTAAAGTTATGCAAacccttgaataataatataaaaaattcgcgaatcgatacggtgagtttcgtttgtaaaacatgggatcgagtttcgagtgcaaataaaacatatagtaagggtgaaagtgacagtggtagtggtaatcagtgtttacgcagcaaacgtacgagaaaggaggtagtccgatatggacaattctaatgccgtcaacatctacccgcaaacgtcagtctcgtgaacaagacattcgtagataatgtcgaaatatcgagctccaacaaataaaaataaaaaacatggtaaatatcccgttttaaatactgttagtaataaaaataaccatgttaatttaaaatcctcATTCCTATTAAACAGTTTCCTCAAGTATACCAACCTCCCTCATCCCCTTACCACTTTTCCTTCtaatcctcttttttccaccTCCTTTAAAgctcttatttttaatacccCTATTATAACAAATCTTGGTCTTATAAAAGGTTCCCCTGATACTAGTGTCcaatttcaaaaaatgtttcatcaaaattggcCAAATCACCTCCCTATATATACTGATGCCTCTAAGCTCTCACCGACCGGCTGCGTTGGCGCAGCTTGTTGGatacctaattataaaatagcccttttatttaaatgccccCCTGAAACCTCTATATTTTCCGGTGAGGCTATTGCTTTACTGGAAGCTATTATGTATGCCCAGTCACACAACATACAACAAACACTTATCTTATGTGACTCATTAAGCTGTCTGTTGGCCATTAAAGAAAATCCTTTTCGTAGCAAATTAAGACTTTCTATCGTTTTTAAGATCAGAGAGGCCCTGTTGTCCTGTCACCAACAAGGCCTTCAAGTTTTGCTGGTCTGGATTCCAAGTCATTCCGGTATTATTGGAAATGAGATGGCTGACTCATATGCTAAGATTGCTATCCAATCTGGTTCGTCTGAGCATTTTGTCAATTCCTCTCGAGACTTGCTCACTCTTGCGAAAGCTCATATGGTTAAATCCTGGAATGCTTTTtggatttcatcaaaatcggttaaggGTAAGTATTATTCGGCGTTACAACCTGAAATTCcgaggcgaccttggttttcattTCACAGGCACGCTGACCGTTGGGTCACTTCCACTATCTGTCGGTTACGCCTCGGGCATTCATGCACACCTACCCACCTAGCAAAGATAAGAGTTCGAGATCACTcgctgtgtgaatgtggcctagacgaaggttccgcTACCCATATCCTGTTCCTTTGTCCTAAACTTCTTCATCCCATTTACGacattctccctcctaaagttcctcgtcctataaatgttgaatgtttgttgacgtttgtgtttagtccattttgttcttttttgtgtaaatatattaaatgtaataaaattaagttgtgaatAGTCCTATTGAGtgttatatcttattatatatagtttagtttagtttctattactaacccttaatgtttgtgttgttctaggttacggattaacaaggaaattactactactatatttggcttttgaaatttaattgagtttgttacctcaaccataccgatcaatctcattcgtgtcttctccatcttacgtgacattggcgaaataatctgtgccctatggcacaactaaaagccattaaactaagaattgaattgaattgcaTTTGACGTttccatattatttaaataatattaacaaatagtagGTAAACTATAACATTACAAGTGAATAACAGTGTACCTAAATAAAGAGTTATAAATAACTACctacaaagagaaaaaaaaaaacacaaatagttATTAATGTACTGAAGAACATTGATTACCTGAAGGACCCGTATGAGAGACAACAAACAAGACacagtttttattgaaacaccagttataataattagaaaaatataagaaatagttaCTTCTTTAAGTTCCTTTTCGGTCGGACTCCCTGCGAATTCTTGTTCTCTTGGGTATTGATGTTGGATGAGGTTGTAGTCCTAGCTGAAACTTGTTGAGGCACCGTAGCAGTGAAATACGTATTCAGCTCCGCCATAGACGTAATTTGGTGACGCTTACCATCTGGACCAATAATAACTATGTTGCCATCTCTAGTCCAACATTTGTTGATACCAAGACGCTGTCTGGCAGCCACGAAGACGTCATGACGTTCCTTTGTTAGGAACTCAGACAGTGTAACCCCAGTGTTCTTCAGACTGGTTTTCGCATACCACACTTTGTTACGCATGATTGGATCTTGGAACTTAATAAGGATGACCCTTGGTTTCTCAGTAACCGAAGAACCCAAACGATGGCAGCGACTGATAGAATCCGCTGATAACTCTGGCAACTTGAGATGTTTAGACAGCAGCTGACTGACAGTAGCcgataaattttctttgttgGCTTCCGGAACCCCATGCACCAGGAGCATTTTCCGTCTACTTCTCATTTCAATTTGGTCACACTTTTTCGAAAGGAGCTCGACTTGCAGCTGAAGTCCTTCCAGAGCCGTTAAGACAAAACTCCGGAAAGCATTAAACTGGGAGACTATGTTGGAAGTCGGACTGGCGGCTGGCATATTAGGATTCAAATTTTGCTGGAATTCAGCCATTTTAGAGTTGAAATGTTCTGTTAGTTGTGCAATCGAGTGTTTAATAGAGTCCATTATTAATCTGATCTTCGGTAAAGACAATAGTGATTGAGGGAGTTAATTGAACTTTAGTTGTCTGTTgtttaatatgtgtttttatacCTGGATTAGATAAAGGAGTCACAGCTGACAGGTATGATGAATGCTTAGCACATTTTACCaggtgttaattatttatttattatttattaggttttaagacttcttttattttatttttagttagacTGTCAATTAAGTCCCACATTTTCCTAGGTTTTTGTTTACATTCTGAGAATTTTTTATGATAGTATTCATTTTTCATAGTTTGTATTTCTTCAGAAACCAGATTTCTTTCCCTTTTGAACTTTTTCTCTATGACTTCATCTTTGGGATTGTTTTTGTGTTGGCTCCAGAGAACATTTTtccgattaattttattgagtatgtttttatttacccaGTCTTGTCTCGGTGGATTAAGTATTTTAGATTTCTTAATTTTGCATTGATGTAAGATTTGTAGTAGTCTGTTTTCGAATTGGATGTAGTCAATATATTCATTGTTTGTACCAGCTTTTAATAGTTCATGTAGTTTTATGTAATCtattgtttcataattaattttttgtttaggtTCTGGTTGATATTTGTCTACTTCAAAGTATATTTGCTTATGGTCTGATATGGAAGACTCAATGACAGCCAGGTGAAAATGATTATCTTTCAGATTGGTGGCAATGTGATCAATTAACGCCTTCTTTTGAAATGTTTCACGAGTGCAATGTTGAATGTCgattttgttcattattttaaagtaattttcttttaatgtatCCATATAATCTTCTACTGAACAATCTGGGGCTAATAGATCAAAATTGAAGTCTCCACATATTAATGCTCTTTTCCTACGATTGAGTTGAAGTGAGAAAGTATCTAGAAAGTTTTTGATGTTTGTTCGGCCAGGCTTGTTTATCGCGCCAATATCTAAAGATAACTTTTCCAGATGTATCCATAAGTAGTGGTTGTCATCTTGGGATAGTTCTTCAACAAAATTATGTTTCAGCTTATTGTTGACAAAAAACGATACTCCTCCTCCAATTGTATTTTGTCTGTAGTGATAATAGTGAGTATAACCTGGTATCTGGAGTCTTTTGCCCTCGTCATCTGTTTTAATCCACGTTTCTGATAGTATTATCACatgtaaatcatatttaaaagagTTAACTACGCACGTCAGCTCGTCAAGTTTTCCAGGCTTGACTATACTCCGCGCATTagcatataaacattttaaagatttcTTAGTAGTAATTATATCATCATAGTTGTTTAAAACTTGGTAGGTGGTGTGGTtggatttttttgtatgtttgtttaaagTAGAGAGTTTTTTGGAAGAGAGCTGATAATTTTAGGTGTGCCTTTGATATACTTAATTCGCAGATTGTCCTCACCATTTGCAGTCCGACGgtgtaattcatttttaagatttttgaaTTGCGCTTGCTGAAAAGGTGTTTGATCCGggaagatttttatttgatcgTTCTTCAACTTATTTCTGTTTCGAAGTATTAACTTGGCCGATTGTTCTAATTCGAAGTGTACTTTAATAGCACGAATATTGTTTGGTTTGTATTTCCCGATTCTTATAACTTTGGTAGGTTCAGGACAGTCcttcagtaatattttaaaggtttttaataCCTCTTCTTTATCATGGGTTTGTCGTTCCTTAGAATCACTCGATTTTGGTTACGGAATACCAGACAGTATTACGTTTTTCTTTCGAAGAGTTTGTTCGGTAATTTCCGCCAACATATCTCCATATAAGTTTTCATCCAATGTAGTCAAACTATTCCGGGACGTCTTAAAGTTTTGTAGACTACATTCCAAGGCTGCAATTCTTGTTTCCATTTTGCCGGTTGTAcaggtaatattttgtatttctgttttaattttttcgtgtTCCATGtttatagttaataatttttgttcagTCTTGCCTATAGTTGCTTTGATTTCTAaaacttcattttttattgcAGTAATTTCGCTCGCTATTTTCGTGGAGCTCTCGTTTTGTGTATTTATAGACGTTGTGAAGAGAAGCATCATTTCAGCCATTTGTTTTTTGGATATCCGCTAGTTGATTATTCATATCATTGTCTGAACCATATTTGCGTTTATTACGTATATATGAGATAGATCCGTATAGGTTGTACCTTGCGCACTTATGGTCGACAGGTTTGGTTGAGATCTGCTCCGTTCAATGTTTTGGCCACTTCCAGCGGGTGAGCGTACTATATCCATGTTGTTTTTTGCACGGTCTTccgatttataattatgtagaatGTATTATGTGGTGTCAAGGAAAAAGGAGATAAGTACATACACTTGAACTTTTCAGTAGAggcaatataagaaaataactcatgtgttttagtttttttttttttttagtagaaaattgtaatttacttaATGGTAAATTATCTTAGTGAcacttttagtatttatttaaacaatcgtTAGTGTTACGaagtttttacttaaaaaaatattaaaaaataattattttatattcaaataattgacATGTCCCATTCTACCTTAACggaaaaaacatataaaaaatgtgatttaattaCATATCAAATGTTGCAACTGTAAACATTTAAACTGTCAAACGGAATCATTTTAAAGATCGTTAAATTCTTCTAAGTCAGGGTCCACATCATGGCTGCTTGAATTGGTGtctaatttcttataaaattcgtGGCAATCACAGTCGATCAAATGAAGAATACTAAGGAGATCTTTTTCTTTTCTTGGCTTACAGGCAATGGTTTATCGTAACATTTCTGGGGATTTAACGGTTCATTTGCTTTGCATCTTCTGCAAAAAGAGATATTTTTGAATTCAGTCGAGTCTAAgcttgttttaaattgtatcaCACCTGATTCGTTTTCGCCACTGTACCGAAACCATGTCACATCATGCCATATAAATTTTTCGCCAGATGAATCGACTTTCCTCAACTGCAGTGGACCCTTGAACAAACT
It encodes:
- the LOC125075560 gene encoding uncharacterized protein LOC125075560, which encodes MDSIKHSIAQLTEHFNSKMAEFQQNLNPNMPAASPTSNIVSQFNAFRSFVLTALEGLQLQVELLSKKCDQIEMRSRRKMLLVHGVPEANKENLSATVSQLLSKHLKLPELSADSISRCHRLGSSVTEKPRVILIKFQDPIMRNKVWYAKTSLKNTGVTLSEFLTKERHDVFVAARQRLGINKCWTRDGNIVIIGPDGKRHQITSMAELNTYFTATVPQQVSARTTTSSNINTQENKNSQGVRPKRNLKK